The following are from one region of the Apostichopus japonicus isolate 1M-3 chromosome 17, ASM3797524v1, whole genome shotgun sequence genome:
- the LOC139984747 gene encoding nose resistant to fluoxetine protein 6-like encodes MVHPRLSIASALVILLCIFTPRCQSHNDLFLPSEAYFEFLEIAFDNVTELDLMYTMLGQPTVSGLSGVFAELSSYVSDECLQDGWTLVSDVLTFKEYALQVRASNANPPTLITMAFTGNVQYLANFELCVAVKENPSREKPMTAKVCDMNVPPYPFQIGLCVPESCSDVDLYLFVNAVLAKYNINRGVYFTCVIDRPWTWDSIFVMIILCLFGVAAIVGTTYDLVFRRRKNTETTVIVNVSTTQKDTNIDQAAREDEAGRLPLKEGAPQTGREVPTPGAVSSANEHDQKVENIERGEVTTNQAVSSGNVILHKVLMSLSFVTNGSQVLNAKKPAANLGALNGLRCLSMWWIIWYHCLYFLLGTRLDNANYVYTEIGSKPWFAFNWEAPYGVDTFLVLSGLLVTYLTLKQLDKSDGKMNWVMFYVHRYIRLTPVYMVCLGIWTSIVIQIGEGSRKYEAFAGGRAVCQQYWWANLLYINNLVPYPGNVSQCMGWTWYLANDMQFFIFSPIFIILLYKKHWRRYGVIALVSVTVVSIIITSSVSGYWGFTAGNYGVKYNNRSDAFPPDADRTYAKPWCRVQAYTVGIFVGFIIFKYRATKIKIPLVWNLICWVFALGVMLTIVLAMEGSSYTEPLPQWFAAIWLGMRRFLFASGVGWVAFACVTGNGGPINTFLSWNLWLPLARLNYCAYLLHPVVIFHFLLTKKTLFHYTPYEHIFFFWGALVTTYMLSLFISLLVEVPTIGIEKALLGRFTKK; translated from the exons ATGGTGCACCCGAGGTTGTCGATTGCCAGTGCATTGGTAATTCTACTGTGCATTTTTACACCAAGATGTCAAAGCCACAACGATTTATTCCTGCCAAGCGAAGCTTACTTTGAATTTCTGGAGATCGCGTTTGATAATGTAACCGAGCTGGATCTGATGTACACAATGCTTGGTCAACCGACTGTGTCCGGGTTGAGTGGTGTCTTCGCCGAATTGAGTTCATATGTCTCGGATGAATGTTTGCAAGATGGATGGACACTGGTGTCAGATGTTTTGACCTTCAAGGAATACGCCTTACAAG TAAGAGCGTCTAATGCCAATCCACCGACACTTATCACCATGGCATTTACAGGGAACGTACAGTACCTGGCCAACTTCGAATTATGTGTTGCCGTTAAGGAAAACCCTTCCCGAGAAAAACCTATGACAGCCAAAGTGTGCGACATGAATGTGCCTCCG TATCCGTTTCAAATTGGCCTTTGTGTGCCGGAGTCGTGTTCCGACGTGGATCTCTACTTGTTCGTTAACGCAG TTCTTGCGAAATATAATATTAACCGTGGAGTTTACTTCACCTGTGTAATCGACAGGCCGTGGACCTGGGATTCCATATTCGTCAT GATCATTTTGTGTCTCTTTGGTGTTGCCGCAATAGTCGGTACGACCTATGACCTTGTCTTCCGGCGTCGTAAAAACACGGAGACAACTGTTATTGTTAACGTATCGACTACACAAAAGGATACTAATATTGATCAAGCAGCGAGAGAAGATGAGGCAGGGAGGTTACCGCTCAAAGAGGGCGCACCTCAAACTGGTAGAGAAGTCCCCACCCCAGGGGCTGTCTCTTCTGCAAATGAACACGatcaaaaagttgaaaacatCGAAAGGGGTGAAGTTACTACAAATCAGGCGGTTTCGTCGGGAAATg TAATTCTTCACAAGGTATTGATGTCTCTCTCGTTCGTCACAAACGGATCTCAAGTATTAAACGCCAAGAAACCTGCAGCGAACCTTGGAGCCCTCAACGGTCTCCGTTGTTTGAGCATGTGGTGGATTATATGGTACCACTGCCTTTACTTTCTCCTTGGCACGCGCTTGG ATAATGCGAATTACGTGTACACAGAAATCGGATCAAAGCCGTGGTTTGCATTCAATTGGGAAGCACCTTATGGAGTGGATACATTTCTTGTCCTGAG TGGTCTACTTGTAACCTACCTGACCCTCAAGCAATTAGACAAGTCAGATGGTAAAATGAACTGGGTCATGTTCTATGTTCATCGATACATTCGACTCACTCCTGTCTACATGGTCTGTCTCGGTATATGGACTTCGATTGTCATCCAGATTGGAGAAGGGAGTCGAAAATATGAAGCATTTGCTGGAGGTCGAGCTGTCTGCCAACAATATTGGTGGGCTAATCTGTTATACATTAATAATTTGGTACCCTACCCTGGCAACGTGAGTCAG TGTATGGGTTGGACTTGGTATTTGGCCAACGATATGCAGTTCTTCATCTTTTCACCAATTTTCATTATACTCTTATACAA GAAACATTGGAGACGATATGGTGTCATCGCTTTGGTTTCGGTCACTGTTGTGTCAATCATAATCACATCAAGCGTGTCTGGTTATTGGGGATTCACCGCTGGAAATTACGGCGT AAAATACAACAACAGGAGCGATGCGTTCCCCCCGGACGCTGATCGTACCTATGCCAAACCCTGGTGTCGGGTGCAGGCCTACACTGTCGGGATCTTTGTGGGCTTCATTATATTCAAATACAGAGCAACGAAAATCAAGATTCCTCTG GTCTGGAATTTAATTTGCTGGGTTTTTGCTTTGGGGGTGATGCTAACCATCGTTTTAGCAATGGAGGGATCTAGTTACACAGAACCACTGCCACAATGGTTTGCTGCAATTTGGTTGGGAATGCGACGATTCCTCTTCGCCTCGGGTGTTGGATGGGTGGCTTTCGCCTGTGTGACTGGAAATGGAG GGCCGATAAACACATTCTTGTCATGGAATCTCTGGTTACCTTTGGCCCGTCTCAACTATTGTGCTTATCTCCTTCATCCTGTGGTTATTTTCCATTTCCTGTTGACCAAAAAGACGTTGTTTCATTACACACCATATGAACAT